The Tepidibacter aestuarii genome contains a region encoding:
- a CDS encoding sensor histidine kinase yields the protein MSIKSRLILSFFGMIVIPVILITIFNFMFDKYFWEDDKSIVNAANPYHFTRKVFTKYSEISRKVNLNIINNSDKIKDTSFLESLDNELDGIYSGIILRRDDQILYSSEILKNDLFLNELPKFNSDYNIDNYIFLKNGYVIFSQNDFYFNDGSKGSVFYAFNINLLQKDIKKARTLLSAIIIISILVTSNVLTFTIYRDIIKKLDKLKYASKEIKSGNLNYKIEEHSKDEFGDLSINFEKMRIKLKESLDIQFKYEENRRNLISNISHDLKTPIMSIKGYIEGIKDGVADSPEKMDKYINTIYKKATDMEVLIDELFLFSKLDLKKVSFNFQTINIVDYLKYCVEDLSFDLEKKNAKISFNNEKENIFVTADLQKLKRVIVNIVENSMKYMDKQNPIIDINLIDNKECVIIEIKDNGMGIPEESIPFIFDRFYRADKSRNTSISGSGLGLSICKQIIESHGGCIWAESETNVGTSILFTLKKYKRNDEYEKNSNN from the coding sequence ATGTCTATCAAATCTAGATTAATACTTTCATTTTTTGGAATGATTGTTATACCTGTTATTTTGATTACAATTTTTAATTTTATGTTTGATAAGTATTTTTGGGAAGATGATAAAAGTATTGTAAATGCAGCTAATCCATATCATTTTACTCGAAAAGTATTCACAAAATATAGTGAAATTTCAAGAAAAGTAAACTTAAATATTATTAATAATAGCGATAAAATTAAAGATACTTCTTTCCTTGAATCTTTAGATAATGAATTAGATGGAATTTATAGTGGGATTATTTTGAGAAGAGATGATCAAATACTATATTCTTCAGAAATTCTAAAAAATGATTTATTTTTAAATGAACTTCCAAAATTTAATTCTGATTATAATATAGATAATTATATTTTTTTAAAAAATGGATATGTTATCTTTTCACAAAATGATTTTTATTTTAATGATGGATCAAAAGGAAGTGTATTTTATGCTTTTAACATTAATTTATTACAAAAAGATATAAAGAAAGCTAGAACATTACTTTCTGCTATAATAATAATTTCAATATTAGTAACATCAAATGTTTTGACTTTTACAATTTATAGAGATATTATAAAAAAATTAGATAAACTAAAATATGCTTCTAAGGAAATAAAAAGTGGAAATCTAAATTATAAAATTGAAGAACACTCAAAAGATGAATTTGGTGACTTGAGTATTAATTTTGAGAAAATGAGAATTAAACTTAAAGAGTCGTTGGATATACAATTTAAGTATGAGGAAAATAGGAGAAATTTAATATCAAATATATCGCATGATTTAAAAACCCCTATAATGTCTATAAAGGGATATATTGAGGGAATTAAAGACGGAGTTGCAGATTCTCCTGAAAAAATGGACAAATATATAAATACAATTTATAAAAAAGCTACAGATATGGAAGTTTTGATTGATGAATTATTTTTATTTTCAAAGTTGGATTTAAAAAAGGTTTCATTTAACTTTCAAACTATAAATATTGTTGATTACTTAAAATACTGTGTTGAAGATTTGAGTTTTGATTTAGAAAAAAAGAATGCAAAGATAAGTTTCAATAATGAAAAAGAAAATATATTTGTTACTGCTGATTTACAAAAACTAAAAAGGGTTATCGTAAATATTGTAGAAAATTCAATGAAATATATGGATAAGCAAAATCCAATAATTGATATCAATCTAATAGATAACAAAGAATGTGTAATAATTGAAATTAAGGATAATGGAATGGGAATTCCAGAAGAAAGTATACCTTTTATATTTGACAGATTCTATAGAGCAGATAAATCAAGAAATACTTCTATAAGTGGAAGTGGACTAGGTCTTTCTATTTGTAAACAGATTATAGAATCACATGGAGGATGTATATGGGCTGAAAGTGAAACAAATGTAGGTACAAGTATTTTATTCACATTAAAAAAATACAAAAGGAATGATGAGTATGAAAAAAATTCTAATAATTGA